A stretch of the Acidobacteriota bacterium genome encodes the following:
- a CDS encoding EAL domain-containing protein, protein MNERKVLIVDDDEDILLIVQTLLGNAGYSTVVARNGKEGIDQAAAVQPDVILLDVTMPEVSGWEVCATLKNLPETASIPIVMLTVKSEIKDLITGMQVGADDYITKPFTKRHLLETVERLLEPREGPRSAFLPKESGDVRTRNLLFDSVTGLPTIPVIVDALREWLLVDQEVGVLFVDFENYAHIEDFYGWEVFDDVLREASRALKRLLGTLFSAEDLIAVNRPSGSEFYVFLSIPPGLRSEEALERLQRKARQVEESLRTQLNEKFRDRIQRKIALFVGWSKLLHRPQVRLERLVYRSLREAISMASTKEGERAALLREQFKDILVHRQIGTVYQPIVDLATGGVYAHEALSRGPAESPFENPEVLFDYALKSDQVWALEKICMQFSAERFHGKREGKLFVNVETELIHDLKLRGHEVLQPLLAIRSGVVLEITERAAIRDYELFRESIQVLRGLGFKIAIDDAGSGYASLQSIAELKPHYLKISNYLVTGLHHDSIKRDVVEMLVRLASRIDAATVAEGIETEEELEAVKRLGVTYGQGYLLGRPATL, encoded by the coding sequence GTGAACGAACGAAAGGTCCTGATCGTCGACGATGACGAGGACATCCTCCTCATCGTCCAGACCCTGCTCGGCAACGCCGGGTATTCGACGGTCGTCGCGCGCAACGGCAAGGAGGGGATCGACCAGGCCGCGGCGGTCCAGCCGGACGTGATCCTCCTCGACGTCACGATGCCGGAGGTTTCGGGCTGGGAGGTCTGCGCGACGCTCAAGAACCTGCCGGAGACCGCCTCGATCCCGATCGTGATGCTCACGGTGAAGTCCGAGATCAAGGACCTCATCACGGGCATGCAGGTGGGCGCCGACGACTACATCACGAAGCCGTTCACGAAGCGGCACCTCCTCGAGACCGTCGAGCGCCTCCTCGAGCCGCGCGAGGGCCCGCGGTCGGCGTTCCTGCCGAAGGAGTCGGGCGACGTCCGGACGCGCAACCTCCTCTTCGACAGCGTCACGGGCCTGCCGACGATCCCCGTGATCGTGGACGCGCTGCGCGAGTGGCTCCTCGTGGACCAGGAAGTCGGCGTCCTCTTCGTGGACTTCGAGAACTACGCCCACATCGAGGACTTCTACGGCTGGGAGGTCTTCGACGACGTCCTGCGCGAGGCGTCCCGTGCGCTGAAGCGCCTCCTCGGGACGCTGTTCTCGGCGGAGGACCTCATCGCCGTGAACCGGCCGTCGGGCTCCGAGTTCTACGTCTTCCTCTCGATCCCGCCCGGCCTCCGGAGCGAGGAAGCTCTCGAGCGCCTCCAGCGCAAGGCGCGGCAGGTCGAGGAGTCGCTCCGGACCCAGCTCAACGAGAAGTTCCGGGACCGCATCCAGCGGAAAATCGCGCTCTTCGTGGGGTGGTCGAAGCTGCTGCACAGGCCGCAGGTCCGCCTCGAGCGGCTCGTCTACCGGTCGCTCCGCGAGGCGATCTCGATGGCCTCGACGAAGGAAGGGGAGCGCGCCGCCCTCCTGCGCGAGCAGTTCAAGGACATCCTCGTGCACCGGCAGATCGGCACCGTGTACCAGCCGATCGTGGATCTCGCGACGGGCGGCGTCTACGCGCACGAGGCCCTCTCCCGCGGGCCGGCCGAGTCTCCCTTCGAGAACCCGGAGGTCCTCTTCGACTACGCGCTCAAGTCGGACCAGGTCTGGGCTCTCGAGAAGATCTGCATGCAGTTCTCGGCGGAGCGCTTCCACGGCAAGCGCGAGGGCAAGTTGTTCGTGAACGTGGAGACCGAGCTCATCCACGACCTGAAGCTCCGCGGGCACGAGGTTCTGCAGCCGCTCCTCGCGATCCGGAGCGGAGTCGTCCTCGAGATCACCGAGCGCGCCGCCATCCGCGACTACGAGCTCTTCCGCGAGAGCATCCAGGTCCTGCGCGGGCTCGGGTTCAAGATCGCGATCGACGACGCGGGCTCCGGCTACGCCTCCCTGCAGTCGATCGCGGAGCTGAAGCCGCACTACCTGAAGATCTCGAACTACCTCGTGACGGGCCTCCACCACGACTCGATCAAGAGGGACGTCGTCGAGATGCTCGTCCGGCTGGCCTCGCGCATCGACGCCGCGACCGTCGCCGAGGGGATCGAGACCGAGGAAGAGCTCGAGGCCGTCAAGCGTCTCGGCGTCACGTACGGGCAGGGCTACCTGCTGGGGCGGCCGGCGACGCTCTGA